One Fusobacterium simiae DNA segment encodes these proteins:
- a CDS encoding ArsB/NhaD family transporter: MLLVLGILIFVVVFYCIITEKVPSAYATMLGALAMAFSGIVNEEEILETIHSRLEILLLLIGMMIIVSLISETGVFQWFAIKVVKVVRGDPLKLLILLSLVTAGCSAFLDNVTTILLMAPVSILLAKQLKLDPFPFVMTEVLSSDIGGMATLIGDPTQLIIGSEGKLSFNEFLFNTAPMTIIALTILLTVVYFTNIRKMEVPNRLRAQIMELESDRILKDKKLLKQSMIILSAVIIGFVLNNFVNKGLSVISLTGGIFLAFLTEREPKKIFGGVEWDTLFFFIGLFIMIKGIENLGVIQFIGDKIIEISTGNFKVASISIMWLSSIFTSIFGNVANAATFSKIIKTVIPGFQSIADTKVFWWALSFGSCLGGSITMIGSATNVVAVSASAKAGCKIDFMKFFKFGSRIAILNLIAATVYIYMRYL, translated from the coding sequence ATGTTATTAGTTTTAGGAATACTTATTTTTGTTGTAGTTTTTTACTGCATAATTACAGAAAAAGTACCATCAGCTTATGCAACTATGCTTGGGGCATTGGCAATGGCATTTTCAGGAATAGTCAATGAGGAAGAAATTTTAGAAACGATACATAGTAGGTTAGAAATATTGCTTTTACTAATTGGAATGATGATAATAGTATCTTTAATATCAGAAACAGGAGTGTTCCAATGGTTTGCAATAAAAGTTGTAAAGGTAGTAAGAGGAGATCCCTTGAAGCTATTAATATTACTTTCACTTGTAACAGCAGGTTGTTCTGCATTTTTAGATAATGTTACAACTATATTACTTATGGCACCAGTATCAATATTATTGGCCAAGCAGTTAAAATTAGATCCTTTTCCTTTTGTTATGACAGAAGTTTTATCTTCTGATATAGGTGGAATGGCAACTTTAATAGGGGACCCTACTCAACTTATAATAGGGAGTGAAGGAAAATTAAGTTTTAATGAATTTTTATTTAACACAGCACCAATGACAATAATAGCATTAACAATATTATTGACGGTAGTATATTTTACTAACATAAGGAAGATGGAAGTACCAAATAGATTGAGAGCACAAATCATGGAATTGGAATCTGACAGAATATTGAAAGATAAAAAATTGCTTAAGCAATCTATGATAATTCTCAGTGCTGTGATAATAGGATTTGTATTAAATAATTTTGTAAATAAAGGGTTATCAGTAATTTCTTTGACAGGAGGAATATTTTTAGCATTTTTAACAGAAAGAGAGCCTAAAAAGATTTTTGGTGGAGTTGAATGGGATACCTTATTCTTCTTTATTGGGCTTTTTATTATGATTAAAGGTATTGAAAATTTAGGAGTAATCCAATTCATAGGGGATAAGATAATTGAAATATCAACAGGTAATTTTAAAGTAGCTTCAATTTCAATAATGTGGCTATCATCAATATTTACATCTATATTTGGAAATGTTGCCAATGCTGCAACTTTTTCAAAAATTATTAAAACAGTTATTCCAGGTTTCCAAAGTATAGCAGATACAAAAGTATTTTGGTGGGCTTTATCTTTTGGTTCTTGTTTAGGTGGAAGTATCACAATGATAGGTTCGGCAACAAATGTTGTGGCAGTATCAGCATCTGCAAAAGCAGGTTGTAAAATTGATTTTATGAAATTTTTTAAGTTTGGAAGTAGAATTGCAATTTTAAATCTTATAGCTGCAACTGTATATATTTATATGAGGTATTTATGA
- a CDS encoding ArsB/NhaD family transporter — MLYIGILIFIVVFYCIVTEKIPSSWATMAGGLLMTLIGIMNQDEILKTIYERLEILFLLVGMMMIVLLVSETGVFQWFAIKVAQLVRGEPFKLIILLACVTALCSAFLDNVTTILLMAPVSILLAKQLKLDPFPFVITEVMSANIGGLATLIGDPTQLIIGAEGKLTFNEFLFNTAPVAILSMISLLATVYFMYARKMKVSNELKAKIMELDSSRSLKDMRLLKQSMIIFSLVIVGFILNNFVDKGLAIIALSGAVFLALLAKKSPKQMFEGVEWETLFFFIGLFMMIKGIENLDIIKFIGDKMINMTEGNFGAAVFSTMWISAAFTSIIGNVANAATFSKILNIMIPSFAGVASIKALWWALSFGSCLGGNLSLLGSATNVVAVGAADKAGCKINFVQFLKFGGIISIENLIIASIYIYFRYL; from the coding sequence ATGTTATATATTGGAATTTTAATATTTATAGTGGTATTCTACTGTATAGTTACAGAAAAAATACCTAGTTCTTGGGCAACAATGGCTGGAGGTTTACTTATGACTTTAATAGGCATAATGAACCAAGATGAAATCCTTAAAACGATATATGAAAGATTAGAAATTTTATTTTTACTTGTTGGTATGATGATGATAGTTCTCCTTGTTTCTGAAACAGGAGTATTCCAATGGTTTGCAATCAAAGTTGCACAATTGGTAAGAGGAGAACCATTTAAATTGATTATACTTTTAGCTTGTGTAACAGCACTATGTTCTGCATTTTTGGATAATGTTACAACAATTTTACTTATGGCACCAGTATCTATATTACTTGCTAAACAGTTAAAATTAGACCCTTTTCCTTTTGTTATAACTGAAGTTATGTCAGCGAATATTGGTGGACTTGCAACATTGATAGGGGATCCGACTCAACTTATCATAGGAGCAGAAGGAAAATTAACTTTTAATGAATTTTTATTTAATACAGCACCTGTTGCTATACTTTCAATGATTTCACTTTTAGCAACAGTTTATTTTATGTATGCAAGAAAGATGAAAGTTTCAAATGAGTTAAAAGCTAAAATTATGGAATTGGATTCAAGCAGATCGTTAAAAGATATGAGACTTTTAAAACAATCAATGATAATATTCTCTTTAGTTATAGTAGGTTTTATCCTAAACAACTTTGTAGATAAAGGACTTGCTATAATTGCATTATCAGGAGCAGTATTTTTAGCACTTCTTGCAAAGAAAAGTCCAAAACAAATGTTTGAAGGTGTTGAATGGGAAACGCTATTTTTCTTCATAGGCTTATTTATGATGATAAAGGGAATAGAAAATCTTGATATTATTAAATTTATTGGGGACAAAATGATAAATATGACAGAAGGAAATTTTGGAGCAGCAGTGTTTTCAACAATGTGGATTTCAGCAGCTTTTACCTCAATAATAGGAAATGTTGCCAATGCTGCCACATTTTCAAAAATCCTTAATATTATGATACCAAGTTTTGCAGGTGTAGCAAGTATCAAAGCACTTTGGTGGGCTTTATCTTTTGGTTCTTGTTTAGGTGGAAATTTAAGTTTGCTTGGTTCAGCAACAAATGTTGTTGCAGTGGGAGCAGCAGATAAAGCAGGATGTAAAATTAATTTTGTACAATTTTTAAAATTTGGTGGAATTATTTCCATAGAAAATTTAATTATAGCCTCAATATATATTTATTTTAGATATTTATAA
- a CDS encoding PTS sugar transporter subunit IIA, translating to MKFSSYLNPDYIFPCLEVSSKEEVIRKIVDKVAEDNKIVFEQKNEIIKNIIKREEEISTCIGNGIFLPHTRMIDFSDFIIAVATVKSKLEGEIGGTNQIDDIKVVFLIISDVLKNKNLLKAMSAISKIALNYPEIIENIKKATHSRQILELLSANDIEIEHKIIAEDVLSPEVKPARENDTLEEIAKRLILEQKSALPVLAENGVLLGEITERELIGFGMPKHLSLMSDLNFLTVGEPFEEYLVNESTMTIKDIYRKDIKHLLIDKDTPIMEICFKMVYKGMHRLYVVNPKDNKYLGIINRSDIIKKVLHI from the coding sequence ATGAAATTTTCAAGTTATTTAAATCCAGATTATATATTTCCATGTTTGGAAGTAAGTTCTAAAGAAGAAGTAATTAGAAAAATTGTTGACAAAGTGGCAGAAGATAACAAGATAGTTTTTGAGCAAAAAAATGAAATTATCAAAAATATTATAAAAAGAGAAGAAGAAATTTCTACTTGTATAGGGAATGGAATTTTTTTACCTCATACAAGAATGATAGACTTTTCAGATTTTATTATAGCAGTTGCTACTGTTAAAAGTAAACTTGAAGGAGAAATTGGAGGAACAAACCAAATTGATGATATAAAAGTCGTATTTTTAATAATTTCAGATGTTTTAAAAAATAAAAATTTGTTAAAAGCTATGAGTGCAATTTCAAAAATAGCTTTAAATTACCCTGAAATCATAGAAAATATTAAAAAAGCAACTCATTCAAGGCAAATACTTGAATTATTATCTGCTAATGATATAGAAATAGAACATAAAATTATAGCAGAAGATGTTTTAAGTCCAGAAGTAAAACCGGCAAGAGAAAATGATACTTTGGAAGAAATAGCTAAAAGACTTATATTAGAACAAAAATCAGCATTACCTGTGTTAGCAGAAAATGGTGTTCTTTTAGGAGAAATAACAGAAAGAGAATTAATTGGTTTTGGTATGCCTAAACATTTATCTCTTATGAGTGATTTAAACTTCTTAACAGTGGGAGAACCTTTTGAAGAATATTTAGTTAATGAAAGTACAATGACAATAAAAGATATTTATAGAAAAGATATAAAACATTTATTGATAGATAAGGATACGCCTATAATGGAAATTTGCTTTAAAATGGTGTATAAGGGAATGCACAGATTGTATGTTGTAAATCCAAAAGATAATAAATATCTAGGAATTATAAATAGGTCAGATATTATTAAGAAAGTATTACATATTTAA
- a CDS encoding DegV family protein, with translation MKIEIKVLTPVRLTKLFIAASRWLSKYADVLNDLNVYPVPDGDTGTNMSMTLQSVENALIGLQSEPNMGELVDIISEAVLLGARGNSGTILSQIIQGFLDAVRDKEEIDIPTAAKAFVSSKERAYKAVNQPVEGTILTVIRKVSEAAMAYDGPKDDFIPFLVKLKNAAADAVEDTPNLLPKLKEAGVVDAGGKGIFYVLEGFEKSVTDPEMLKDLARIANSQVNRKQKLEYINKNEIKFKYCTEFIIESGDFDLEEYKSKIQNLGDSMVVAQTRKKTKTHIHTNHPGQVLEIAGALGDLNNMKIENMEIQHSYVLVKEGELNKVDIRGVKKEIVPEGPKLLFNEKNIENNIAIYAVVDNKKIADLFLKDGAAATLIGGQTKNPSVSDIEEGLKKIKARTIYVLPNNKNIIASAKLAAKRDKRDIIVIDTKTMLEGYYFTKNRKMNLQTLLRQLKFNNSIEITKAVRDTKVNDIEIKVGDNIALVNGTLTEKAKKIEDLIKKIYEKYTNDNTLAVTVVKGETATEEGNEAINSKKFKKFYEYDGEQDNYSYYIYLEQRDPSLSRIAVLTDSASDLTPDMIEGLDITVIPIRLRIGENNYKDGVNLSKKEFWHKLMTEKVVPKTAQPSPAELRDYYEELFNKGYEKIISIHISSKMSGTQQVAKVAREMLKREKDIIIVDSKSVTFGQAYQVLEAARMIKSGAKLEDILTRLYEIADKMKIYFAVSDLTYLEKGGRIGRASSVIGNLLKLRPVLKLEDGEVTLETKTFGERGAISYMEKIIKSEGKNSIYLYTAWGGTNQELQNTDILKKTADTMRRIEYKGRFEIGPTIGSHSGPVFGIGIISKIR, from the coding sequence ATGAAAATAGAGATTAAAGTTTTAACACCGGTCAGGCTGACAAAGTTATTTATAGCAGCAAGCAGATGGCTTTCAAAATATGCAGATGTATTAAATGACTTAAATGTTTATCCTGTACCAGATGGAGATACAGGGACAAATATGTCTATGACATTACAGTCTGTTGAGAATGCTTTGATAGGACTACAAAGTGAGCCTAATATGGGAGAGCTTGTAGATATAATTTCAGAAGCAGTTCTATTGGGAGCAAGAGGGAATTCAGGTACAATTTTATCACAAATAATTCAAGGATTTTTAGATGCAGTGAGAGATAAAGAAGAAATAGATATACCAACAGCTGCAAAGGCTTTTGTCTCATCAAAAGAGAGAGCATATAAAGCAGTGAATCAACCAGTTGAAGGAACTATACTTACAGTTATAAGAAAAGTTTCAGAAGCAGCTATGGCTTATGATGGACCAAAAGATGATTTTATACCATTTTTAGTTAAGCTAAAAAATGCAGCAGCTGATGCAGTTGAAGATACTCCTAATCTTTTACCCAAATTAAAAGAAGCAGGAGTTGTAGATGCAGGGGGTAAAGGAATTTTTTATGTACTTGAAGGTTTTGAAAAATCTGTTACAGACCCTGAAATGTTAAAAGATTTAGCAAGAATAGCTAATTCACAAGTAAATAGAAAACAAAAATTAGAATATATAAATAAAAATGAAATAAAATTCAAATATTGTACTGAATTTATAATAGAGTCAGGAGATTTTGACTTAGAAGAATATAAGTCAAAAATACAAAATCTTGGTGACTCTATGGTAGTTGCTCAAACAAGAAAAAAGACTAAAACTCATATACATACTAATCACCCAGGTCAAGTGTTAGAAATAGCGGGTGCTTTGGGAGATTTAAATAATATGAAAATTGAAAATATGGAAATTCAACATAGTTATGTTTTAGTTAAAGAAGGGGAACTTAATAAAGTAGATATAAGAGGTGTCAAAAAAGAAATTGTTCCAGAAGGACCAAAATTACTATTCAATGAAAAAAATATTGAAAATAATATAGCAATATATGCAGTAGTAGATAATAAAAAGATAGCAGATTTATTCTTAAAAGATGGGGCAGCAGCAACTTTAATTGGAGGTCAAACAAAAAATCCTTCTGTTTCAGATATAGAAGAAGGATTAAAGAAAATTAAGGCTAGAACTATCTATGTTTTACCTAATAATAAAAATATTATTGCTAGTGCAAAACTTGCAGCCAAAAGAGATAAAAGAGATATTATAGTAATAGATACTAAAACAATGTTGGAAGGATATTATTTTACAAAAAATAGAAAGATGAACCTTCAAACTTTGTTAAGACAATTAAAATTTAATAATTCTATTGAAATTACAAAGGCAGTTAGAGATACAAAGGTAAATGATATAGAAATTAAAGTGGGAGATAATATTGCTCTTGTAAATGGAACTTTAACAGAAAAAGCAAAAAAAATTGAGGATTTAATCAAGAAAATATATGAGAAATATACAAATGACAACACTTTAGCTGTTACAGTTGTCAAAGGAGAGACTGCAACAGAAGAAGGAAATGAAGCTATAAATTCTAAAAAATTTAAAAAATTCTATGAATATGATGGTGAACAAGATAATTATTCTTATTATATTTACTTAGAACAAAGAGATCCTAGCCTATCAAGAATAGCTGTACTAACAGATTCTGCTTCTGATTTAACACCAGATATGATAGAAGGACTTGATATAACAGTTATTCCAATAAGACTTAGAATAGGAGAAAATAACTATAAAGATGGAGTAAATTTAAGTAAAAAAGAATTTTGGCATAAGTTGATGACTGAAAAGGTAGTGCCTAAGACTGCCCAACCTTCTCCTGCTGAACTTAGAGATTATTATGAAGAATTATTTAATAAAGGCTATGAAAAAATAATTTCTATACATATTTCTAGTAAGATGAGTGGAACTCAACAAGTTGCAAAAGTAGCAAGAGAAATGCTAAAAAGAGAAAAGGATATAATTATAGTAGACTCAAAATCTGTTACATTTGGGCAAGCATATCAAGTGCTTGAAGCTGCAAGAATGATAAAGTCAGGAGCTAAGCTAGAAGATATTCTAACAAGACTTTATGAAATAGCAGATAAGATGAAAATATACTTTGCAGTTAGTGATTTAACTTATCTAGAAAAAGGTGGAAGAATTGGTAGAGCTTCATCAGTGATAGGAAATCTATTAAAGTTAAGACCTGTTTTAAAATTAGAAGATGGTGAGGTTACTCTTGAAACTAAGACTTTTGGTGAAAGAGGGGCTATCTCTTATATGGAAAAAATTATTAAAAGTGAAGGTAAAAATAGTATATACTTATACACTGCTTGGGGAGGAACTAACCAAGAGCTACAAAATACAGATATATTGAAGAAAACAGCAGACACAATGAGAAGAATTGAATATAAAGGCAGATTTGAAATTGGACCTACAATAGGTAGCCATAGTGGACCTGTTTTTGGAATTGGAATTATATCTAAGATTAGATAA
- a CDS encoding helix-turn-helix domain-containing protein, translated as MTIGEKLRKSRNDKGMSLRELATKVELSASFLSQIEQGKASPSIENLKKIAHTLDVRVAYLIEDEEDDIRNIEHIKKENIRYIESLDSNIKMGILLSNNREKNIEPIIYEIGIDGESGRDFYSHGSSEEFIYILEGELEVYVANKKYKLLKGDSLYFKSSLKHRFKNTSKKEVKALWVVSPPTF; from the coding sequence ATGACAATAGGTGAGAAATTAAGGAAAAGTAGAAACGATAAGGGAATGTCTTTAAGAGAACTTGCAACAAAGGTGGAATTATCAGCAAGTTTCTTATCACAAATTGAGCAAGGGAAAGCTTCACCCTCAATAGAAAATTTAAAGAAGATAGCTCATACATTAGATGTTAGGGTTGCTTATCTTATTGAGGATGAGGAAGATGATATTAGAAATATTGAACATATTAAAAAGGAAAATATAAGGTATATAGAAAGTTTAGATTCTAATATTAAAATGGGAATTTTACTTTCAAATAATAGAGAAAAAAATATAGAGCCTATAATATATGAAATAGGTATTGATGGAGAAAGTGGAAGAGATTTTTATAGCCATGGGAGTTCTGAAGAATTTATATATATATTAGAAGGAGAACTTGAAGTATATGTGGCAAATAAAAAGTATAAATTGTTAAAAGGGGATAGCCTATATTTTAAATCTAGCTTAAAACATAGATTTAAGAATACTTCAAAAAAAGAAGTAAAAGCATTGTGGGTAGTTAGTCCACCAACATTTTAA
- a CDS encoding CinA family nicotinamide mononucleotide deamidase-related protein: protein MKAGIFLVGTELLNGATIDTNSIYIAEELNKYGIEIEFKMTVRDVIGEITKALTYAKKNVDLVILTGGLGPTDDDITKEAMAKFLKKKLIIDEKEKQELLKKYRSYGNLNKTNFKEVEKPEGAISFKNDVGMAPAVYVDGLVAFPGFPNELKNMFPKFLKYYVKENNLKSQIYIKDIITYGIGESTLEIAVKDLFTEGDIFYEFLVKDYGTLIRLQTKIENKKNVAKIVKKLYNRISEFIIGEDNDRIENTIYECLNSGEKPLTISTAESCTGGMIASKLIEVPGISTNFIEGIVSYSNEAKIKRLKVKKETLEKYGAVSEEVAREMLAGLKTDIGISTTGIAGPGGATKDKPVGLVYIGIKVKDEVRVFRRELKGDRNKIRQRAMMHALYNLLKILSEKVR from the coding sequence ATGAAAGCAGGAATATTTTTAGTTGGTACAGAATTATTAAATGGTGCAACAATAGACACAAATAGTATCTATATAGCAGAAGAATTAAATAAATATGGAATAGAAATAGAATTTAAAATGACAGTTAGAGATGTGATAGGTGAAATCACTAAGGCTTTAACTTATGCAAAGAAAAATGTTGACTTAGTTATTTTAACAGGTGGTTTAGGACCTACTGATGATGATATAACTAAGGAAGCTATGGCAAAATTTTTGAAGAAAAAATTAATTATAGATGAAAAAGAAAAACAAGAGCTTTTAAAAAAATATAGAAGTTATGGCAACTTAAATAAAACTAATTTTAAGGAAGTTGAAAAGCCAGAAGGAGCAATCAGTTTTAAAAATGATGTGGGAATGGCACCAGCAGTTTATGTAGATGGTTTGGTTGCTTTTCCAGGTTTCCCAAATGAATTAAAAAATATGTTTCCCAAATTTTTAAAGTATTATGTAAAAGAAAATAATTTAAAAAGTCAAATTTATATAAAAGATATAATTACTTATGGAATTGGAGAAAGTACACTTGAAATAGCAGTAAAGGATTTATTCACTGAGGGAGATATTTTCTATGAATTTTTAGTAAAAGATTATGGAACTCTAATAAGATTGCAAACTAAGATTGAAAATAAAAAGAATGTAGCAAAAATTGTAAAAAAGTTATATAATAGAATATCTGAGTTTATAATTGGAGAAGATAATGATAGAATAGAAAATACTATCTATGAATGTTTAAATTCAGGAGAAAAGCCACTTACAATTTCAACAGCAGAGTCTTGTACAGGTGGTATGATAGCAAGTAAATTAATTGAAGTTCCAGGAATATCTACAAACTTTATAGAAGGTATAGTTTCTTATTCAAATGAAGCCAAAATAAAAAGATTGAAAGTAAAAAAAGAAACTCTTGAAAAATATGGAGCAGTCAGTGAAGAAGTGGCAAGAGAAATGCTTGCAGGTTTAAAAACAGATATAGGAATTTCAACAACAGGTATAGCAGGACCAGGTGGAGCAACAAAAGATAAACCTGTGGGGCTTGTATATATAGGAATAAAAGTAAAAGATGAAGTAAGAGTTTTTAGAAGAGAGTTAAAAGGTGATAGAAACAAGATAAGACAGAGAGCAATGATGCACGCACTCTATAACTTATTAAAAATATTAAGTGAAAAGGTACGGTAA
- a CDS encoding phosphatidylglycerophosphatase A family protein, whose amino-acid sequence MADHNHNHKLIKNLGTCFGLGEMPFMPGTFGTLGGIPIFLVLTYLRKFFLNVMVYNSFYLVFLVTFFAISVYVADICEKEIFKKEDPQAVVIDEVLGFLTTLFLINPVGIKATLIAMLLAFIIFRIFDITKIGPIYKSQSFGNGVGVVLDDFLAGIIGNFVLVFIWTKFFY is encoded by the coding sequence ATGGCAGACCATAATCACAATCATAAACTCATTAAGAATTTAGGGACTTGCTTTGGCTTGGGAGAAATGCCATTTATGCCGGGAACATTTGGAACATTAGGAGGAATACCTATATTTTTAGTGCTAACATATTTAAGAAAATTCTTTTTAAATGTGATGGTATATAATTCTTTTTACTTGGTGTTCTTAGTTACATTTTTTGCTATATCTGTCTATGTTGCAGATATATGTGAAAAAGAAATATTTAAAAAAGAGGACCCACAAGCAGTAGTAATAGATGAAGTTTTGGGATTTTTAACTACCTTGTTTTTAATAAATCCTGTTGGAATAAAAGCAACTTTAATTGCTATGCTTTTGGCATTTATAATTTTTAGAATATTTGATATTACTAAAATAGGACCTATATATAAATCACAAAGTTTTGGTAATGGTGTAGGTGTAGTTTTAGATGATTTTTTAGCAGGAATTATAGGAAACTTTGTTTTAGTATTTATTTGGACAAAATTTTTCTATTAA
- a CDS encoding peptidase U32 family protein, whose product MKIVAPAGNMERFYSAISATADEIYLGLKGFGARRNAENFTVEELKKAIDYAHLRGSRIFLTLNTIMTNREIELLYPTLKELYNYGLDAIIVQDLGYAEYLHKNFPSIEIHGSTQMTVANYYEINCLKELGFKRIVLPRELSFEEIKEIREHTDIELEVFVSGSLCISFSGNCYMSSFIGGRSGNRGMCAQPCRKEYKTSCGEKSYFLSPKDQLYGLDEIKKLQEIGVESIKIEGRMKDVSYVYETVSYFRNLINGIDKEENSSKLFNRGYSKGYFYDNDKTIMNRDYSYNMGEKIGEVIGKNIRLDEDVVPGDGITFVSKDYKNLGGTYINKIAYKNDKLILNFPEGTKYIFRNYNKRLNDEILKKLKSTDKKLKINFDFTAKLNEKLNLKIYLEDENGNRILNLEEISETLTQKAQKRAISEEDIKEKLSEIGDSEFIVKDIKIDIDENIFIPLSELKNLKRNAVEKFREKILSYFRRDLDSELKANNQEYFKLEIEKDEPKDLKIRVIVSNEGQKNYLESVKDDYNIEKIYYRTYDVAKQSKLNQHNLDNKLASNLYELLENKNSDVMLNWNMNIVNSYTINVLEKINKLESFIISPEINFSKIRELGKTRLKKALLIYSKLKGMTIDVDIADSKDEVISNKENDKFNIIRNEYGTEIFLDRPLNIINIIDDIKKLNVDIIVLEFTTETIEDIKKILKQLKTRKGEYREYNYKRGVY is encoded by the coding sequence ATGAAAATTGTAGCACCAGCTGGAAATATGGAAAGGTTCTATTCAGCCATAAGTGCAACAGCAGATGAAATATATTTAGGATTAAAAGGTTTTGGAGCAAGAAGAAATGCAGAAAATTTCACAGTTGAGGAGTTAAAAAAAGCCATAGATTATGCACATTTAAGAGGGAGTAGAATATTTTTAACTCTTAATACTATAATGACCAATAGAGAAATTGAACTTCTATATCCTACTTTAAAAGAACTATATAACTATGGTTTAGATGCAATAATCGTGCAGGATTTAGGCTATGCAGAGTATTTACATAAAAATTTTCCTAGTATAGAAATTCATGGAAGTACACAGATGACAGTTGCCAATTACTATGAGATAAACTGTTTAAAAGAATTAGGTTTTAAAAGAATAGTTTTACCTAGGGAGCTAAGTTTTGAAGAAATAAAGGAAATCAGAGAACATACAGATATAGAACTAGAAGTATTTGTGTCAGGTTCACTTTGTATATCATTTTCTGGTAATTGTTATATGAGTAGCTTTATAGGTGGAAGAAGTGGAAATCGTGGAATGTGTGCCCAGCCTTGTAGAAAGGAATACAAAACTTCTTGTGGAGAAAAATCATATTTTTTAAGTCCCAAAGACCAGCTATATGGTTTAGATGAGATAAAAAAATTACAAGAAATTGGAGTGGAAAGCATAAAAATTGAAGGAAGAATGAAAGATGTTTCCTATGTCTATGAAACAGTTTCTTATTTTAGAAATTTGATAAATGGAATAGATAAGGAAGAAAATAGTTCTAAACTGTTCAACAGAGGCTATTCAAAAGGCTATTTCTATGACAATGATAAAACTATTATGAATAGAGATTATTCATATAATATGGGAGAAAAAATAGGAGAAGTTATAGGAAAAAACATAAGGCTAGATGAAGATGTTGTTCCAGGAGATGGAATAACATTTGTTTCTAAGGATTATAAAAATCTTGGTGGAACATATATAAATAAGATAGCTTATAAAAATGATAAGTTAATTTTGAATTTTCCAGAGGGAACAAAATATATTTTTAGAAATTATAATAAAAGATTAAATGATGAGATTTTAAAAAAATTAAAGAGTACAGATAAAAAATTGAAAATAAATTTTGATTTCACAGCAAAATTAAATGAAAAATTAAATTTAAAAATTTATTTAGAAGATGAAAATGGAAATAGAATTTTAAATTTAGAAGAAATTTCTGAAACTTTAACTCAAAAAGCACAAAAAAGAGCAATAAGTGAAGAAGATATAAAGGAAAAATTATCAGAAATTGGAGATAGTGAATTTATTGTTAAAGATATAAAAATTGATATAGATGAAAATATTTTTATTCCACTATCAGAGTTAAAGAATTTAAAAAGAAATGCAGTTGAAAAATTTAGAGAAAAGATACTTTCATATTTTAGAAGAGATTTAGACAGTGAGTTAAAGGCAAATAATCAAGAATATTTTAAATTGGAAATAGAAAAAGATGAGCCCAAAGATTTAAAGATAAGGGTAATCGTTTCTAATGAAGGTCAGAAAAATTATTTGGAAAGTGTAAAAGATGATTATAATATAGAAAAAATATATTATAGAACTTATGATGTAGCTAAACAGTCTAAGTTAAATCAACATAATTTAGATAATAAATTGGCTTCTAATCTCTATGAGCTGTTAGAAAATAAAAATTCAGATGTGATGTTAAACTGGAATATGAATATAGTAAATTCATATACTATCAATGTTTTAGAAAAAATAAATAAATTGGAAAGTTTTATAATTTCTCCTGAAATAAATTTTTCTAAGATAAGGGAGTTAGGGAAAACTAGATTAAAAAAGGCACTGTTGATTTATTCAAAATTAAAAGGAATGACAATAGATGTCGATATAGCAGACAGTAAAGATGAAGTTATTAGCAATAAAGAGAATGATAAATTCAACATTATTCGCAATGAATATGGTACAGAAATATTTTTAGATAGGCCACTTAATATTATTAATATAATAGATGATATTAAAAAATTAAATGTTGATATAATAGTTTTAGAATTTACAACTGAAACTATTGAAGATATTAAAAAAATTTTAAAACAGTTAAAGACAAGAAAAGGCGAATACAGAGAATATAATTATAAAAGGGGGGTGTACTAA